From a region of the Paenibacillus segetis genome:
- a CDS encoding DUF885 family protein translates to MFAMHEGVPGHHFQISIEYNQPEIPFARNLTNIRGFSEGWAVYAQTLGVEMNLLDQKTVQNHLLYFYLGTVIDTGINGLKWTREQANAYLVSMIGTEVNAWIDSAIAFPGQTISYTIGYDQFQSLREIAESELKDRFDIKTFHSVLLRNGKMPFPILEQQVNQYIKSAK, encoded by the coding sequence ATGTTTGCGATGCATGAAGGCGTTCCAGGACATCATTTTCAAATTTCCATCGAATACAACCAACCGGAAATTCCATTTGCCCGTAATCTAACTAATATACGCGGATTCTCAGAAGGATGGGCAGTCTATGCGCAAACTTTAGGCGTAGAGATGAACTTGCTTGATCAGAAGACGGTACAAAATCATTTGCTTTATTTTTACCTTGGAACCGTTATCGACACGGGTATTAATGGGCTGAAATGGACAAGAGAACAAGCTAATGCGTACCTGGTAAGCATGATTGGAACGGAAGTGAATGCCTGGATTGACAGCGCCATTGCTTTTCCCGGACAAACAATAAGCTATACCATCGGATATGATCAATTTCAATCTCTTCGAGAGATAGCGGAAAGCGAGCTCAAGGATCGTTTCGACATTAAAACTTTTCATTCCGTTCTTCTTCGAAACGGTAAAATGCCATTTCCGATATTGGAGCAGCAAGTGAATCAATACATCAAGTCCGCCAAATAA